CCATTGCTTCTCCCTCCATGCTGGTGATGGGTGACATTTCCTCTCAGACGTTTCCTCTCTCTGTGGACTGAGAAAATCTATCCTTTCTAGTTCCCAGATTGGTTGACTCCTGCTTCAGCCAGGAAAAGCAGAGAGTGATAGAGTTGTAGGAATAAAAGGACCTTTCCTAGTGGCTAAACTGGGATATAAGGAAaagacttttaaatttttgtttgcaGCCTCCACTGGCCTGTAGTCTGCCATAGTTTTCCAAAGTATGACAGAAGGAGGTGAGCCTCTCAATAAAATAGTAAAGCAGCAGTACCCCAGCTGCTTACTTATCTGCTGGTATGAGTTTAAAATGCATCCTAGTGGATAATGCAACCTACCAATACTCCTTTGAACATCCCCATATATTAGTAAACTTCTGATGTAGTTAATAGAGTTGTACTTAATACAGTAGCTACTGGCTGGGACTACATTGTAATAGATTTTAAATACatgaatctgtctgttttacagGCTACTGATGCTCTAAAAAAAGTATATATGGAATTTCCTAAACTATACAATAATAGTATCGTCTGCTCTTTCTTGCCAGAAGTTATCTATAAGGTAAAATTCTGGGTTTTTGTTGTATGTAATATTTTGTTAGTTGGTGGTGATAATAGCAGTGGACTAAATAAGTATAAGATAGATGCCTATTAAAGTGAACTGAATCAATTAAAGAAACCCCTCTTTTAAAGTAACAAAAATTTGGGAAGGGGAGGGTACTTGGACCCCATTTTAAGGTACCTTGATTCCTTTTTAGCTCCTCCTTTTATgtttatatggagaaggaaatggcaacccactccagtattcatgcctggaaaatcccatggaccgaggagcctggtgggctacaatccatggggtcgaaaagagtcggtcgcgactgagcgacttctgtgtgtgtgtgtgtgtgtgtttatgtttataagggcttccctggtggctcagaggttaaagtgtctacctgcaatgtgggagacctgggttcgatccttgggtcgggaagatcccctggagaagggaatggcagcccactccagtactcttgcctggagaatcccatggatggaggagcctggtgggctacagtccatgaggtcgcaaagagtcagacacgactgagtgacttcactttcactttatgtttaTAACTCATTCAGATTACTTTGATAAGCATTCTCAGAACAGAAAGAATTATATATCTCTGCATCTTACTAAGTAACAGCAGAatagacctttttaaaaaataagtcaattACTTAGACAATTTAAAAGATGCCTTAATTTGAAATACGTAGATGGTAGAGCGAGCCCTCCTTTAATAATAATCCTTGTTTCATCCATAATCCCGTTTATCCCCAGTGTTATTTGGAAGCAGATTCCAGACATTTCATCcataaaaattgtattaaatatctttaaaaaacataatcaCAATATCATTATCCCATCTAAAACCATTAACAGGAAGTACTTAAGATCATCAGATATCCAATGtataaattttcatttgtctcacaAATAtcatagttttttattttgttttgtttttttacaaattaTTAATTTGAATCAGGACCCAAATAAGAACTTCATGTTAGAATTTAAATCTTAAAACCTGTAAATTTTATCCCCCCGCCCCCATGATATATTTGTTGCAGAAACCAGACTGTTTTGTAGAGTTTATTTACcaaagtctgaattttgctaATTATGCCATGATACAATTGAACACATTGTCTCCTCTGTATATTTCCTTTAAGTTGGTAGTGATGGCTATAAATCAGATTAGGTTTAATTATTCTTGGCAAGGTAATTTCTTAAGTGAGGGTCTTTTTCCATCAGGAGGTACATAATGTCTTACTGACTTGTGTTGTCAGCAGCTGCTGTTGATGCCAGTGGCCAGTTCTGGCAATTTACTAGCAGTTGTAAAATATCAGTATTTTAAGTCTGTCATATATTCTTCATGTATAGCtagattaggggcttccctgttagctcagctggtaaagaatctgcctgcaatgcaggagacccccgttcgattcctgtgtcgggaagataccctggagaatggatagactatccactccagtattcatgggcttccctggtggcgcctgcaatgtggaagacctgggttcaatccctggattgtgaagatcccctggaggagggcatggcagcccacttcagtattcttgcctggagaatccccatggacagaggagcctggcaggctacatacagtccacagggtcgtaaagagtcagacacggctgagcaactaagcacattagCTAGGTAGAATTCTTCTGTAGAAAGGCACTCTCATCTATGATTTGGCTACTCAGTAGCAAATAAATGCTTAATTTTGCCCTTTGTTCACCAGTTTCCAAAACAAAGAGTTGGTTCCTCAACAATGGCCAACatagcatatatttaaaattttacagtaaGGGTGGCACCTACTGAGATATAGTGTCATTGAGATGAATAGTGTAATGGGGCTTTCAGACATTTGAATCGGCGTTTCCCAAACTTCCTTAACCACAGACCTTTAAAATGTGTGATACGTTTTCCAGAGCAGCATAGAGCACAGACTAAAGAATTCTACTGCATCCCATTGCTCTGTCTTCATCCCTTTCCCCActgctctcttttctcttctctcagcCAGTTTCCCCAACCCCACACCTTTTTTTAGCCATTTTCTCTAAAAAGGATCAAAAACTAACCAGCCCATCTTGACATGGTCATGGTTTCATCCTAATTGCATTCTGATTATCTCTAGCCATAATTTAAATCCATATCCAATTAAAAGTTACTCTTTGTGACGTTGTTAAAATTTGACCCTGAAATTGTaatgttctcattttaaagatagGATTGCAGTTCTTTTAGGATTGTGGAGGAAGTGTTCTTGTCTATATTGTATATTTACGTCTTTACATCTCACACATTATTTTCTCAAAGGATGTATGATAGAGTATTTAGTAGACATGGGGGCAGCATACCACCCGTGACCTCCTCGTTCAGAATGAGTACATTGGCTAAATCTAAAGAGCAAATGAGAGGTATTAGAGTTAAGATGTGATTATGGCtttctttccccaaatttctTTTCAGATGAGACAAACAGATCAGAATGTAGTAACGGCTTTAATTCATAGACCCTGGAGCCTTAGCCACACAGGAGATGGGAAACCACGCTTTGAATCTTTCTGGAAACAGTCCATGTTTGTGGCCTTGGACATTTTGCTCGATTGGAGTATGCATAATATCTTGTGGTACCTgtgtggagtttcagctttcctCGCACAAAAGGACTTTATATCCCCGTAAGTTGGAAGATTTTATCCTCTCCTGACACATTTCCTGAGTGTTCTTGGAGGATTAACAGTGGACACCTGCATTGGTTCCCACCCACAGAGCAAGCCATGCCTTTATTAATTTGGAATGCCATTAGCTGCTTAGGTGGAAAGAGTTCAGGCCTATTTCACTGTCTCCAAAAGATACTGATCAATTATTCTTGTTTTTTAGTGCATTTTAAAGAAGTAGTGTCAAACTATgacaacagaaacagagaaattgTATTTCCTTGTGATTGGCTCCCTTTAAAAACCAACACAGGATCCAGGGAAGACGTCTTGTGGGTGCCTGCCTCATCTCCTAGCTTTCCTACAGGCTCCACTTCATTGCTTCTGAGAAACTTTCCATTCCCTAAACTGTTAGCATTCTCTGAATCTGTTTTGGCAATTTTATGGCTGTGTATTTCAGGTGGTTatagtttttaagttttatattatttcaggcatgcatgcattcagttcagtagaTATTTGGTGTATGCCTATGGTATTACAAGGTCCTGTATTAAGAAGCTGATGATGGCTGTGGTGAAAAAAAGGAAGCCATggcctgccctcatggagtttatagtcaagaggaaaagagagatgcTAATCAAAAAGCGacccaataaatattaaattacagCTAAGATAAATGCTATATAGGAGAAACGAGTACATGTATACTGTTCAATTTCTCCTAGTAAAGGAGTCAGGGAAAACATCCCCACGGAAGTAACAGCTAAACAACTAAGCTAAGATCTGAAGGGAATTGAGGAGGGTAGGGGTCGAGATCCAAGTCGGAGGAAAACACATGCCAAAGTGTTGTGACAGGAAAGAGCCTGTTGTTTGCAAGGAATTGCATGAAAAATcagttcacacacacaaaagaaacagGGAATGTGGCATAAGATGAGGCCAAAGAAACAGGTGGGGCTAGGCCACTGCTTACAGCCTCTAGTAGGGGCACGTGGCCGCAAGGAATTGTTTTTAGGAGGTGGCTGAAGTGTTTAAAGCTGCGGCAGTGTTGGGGAGGCGCTCATGCTGGGCTTGGAACAGTCTGGCTGCAGTGCAGAGGCCGGTTAAGAGGCTCCTGGGTGCTGTTAGTCCTCCGTGAACATCATACTTAGAGACCATTAGAGATTTCTGAGACAGTTGGCATTATTCTAATGGttgatttttcctctttctccaggGACTATGTGAAGAAGTGGTCAGCTAAAGGCATTCAGGTTGTTGCTTGGACTGTTAATACTTTTGATGAAAAAAGTTACTACGAATCTCATCTTGGTTCCAGCTATATCACTGACAGCATGTTGGAAGACTGCACACCTGAATTCTAGACTTCCCCCGCAGGGAGGAAACACAGTTACAGAAACTGTCTGTGGGCCTCACGCAGGGATATCAACAAGCCCAAGCCCTTGAGGGATCGGGTGGCTCACATAAGCAATAGTCGTAACTGGGTTTTCACCTGAACCAAAGCAAAACCCAGTGTAGCCACCGTGCTCCATGGAATGCCTGAGTTCAAAAGTGATGCTCTTCAAAGTCTGGGTCTGCAAAAGGCACAACACTCCTGCCCTGACTTAGAGGAGGCACACTTCAAGACCCAGTGAAGATAAGCACAGATTGTATTGTGCAATTTGGGGGTGCAGATGCAAATGCATGGGAAATGCATGATCACTCGGAGTAGACATTTTAAAACTTGACACACTTATGTAATTTGCTTATTTAAGATGTTTGTATCTAGCTGCATTATCAATGTACTGTAGACATCAAACTTGTGACCATactaataaaatcattaaaaggaGCACTAAGGGAAAACCGTGTACCAAGCATCATATCCTGACCTGGAAAATTTAGGGGAGCTGCTATTGTCAGTTCAGTGACCAGGGCTGCTGATGagacattgttgttcagttgctgagtcttctcagactcttgcaaccctatgactcctctgtccgtgggatgctccaggcaagaatcctggagtgggttgccatttccttctctagggaatcttccaaacccaggaatcaaacccaggtctcctgcattgcaggtagattctttactgcctgagctacaagggaagccaaatgatagggaagaaaatgaaaatggtagGGAAGTCTTGACACCAGTCTGAGGGATTGTTGATGGTATCTAGAAATAAGAGCTTCAAACCACGAGGGGGCAGAGTTGTACCCTTTCAAGCTACTCTACAACAGCTGTTCAGACAGAACTTGAAGAAACTTCAGGAACATCTAGGcttagcctcattttacagatgagaaaagtaaaaTCTGTGGAAGGGAAGGGTCCCAGAAATGACAGCTGGTGATGTAGAGCCTGATCTCATGATAAAATTTCTTGCTTATTATTTGTGAGTAATTTTAGTGGTTTAATGTGCATTATTTTAATTAGCCTTCACAAAAATCTTAAGAGAGATTAACCTCTTTTTactgataaggaaattgaggcactaCGAAGTTAAAAAACTGAGGCACTTACCCAGATCTCACATTCCTTGGTGTAACTGCTATTCAAATCCAGGTCAGTCAGTTCAGAGAACCAGTCACTTTGTCTACCTTTATAACATAGAGCTCCCCGGCGTCACATTGTGAACTTAAGtagcaatatttaaaatgaagttgAGTAAAAATTGCAAAGTTCTCTCTCTACTTCcgtccccactccaccccccttTCAGCTCCATCAGCCTTGATCACAGGCCCACAGCTTCGTCATGACTTCCCTCCTGAATCCTAATGGGTCCCCAGCCTCACACATGCAGCAGCAAGGCCATCAGCCCACACAGCTAGATGGTGAGAAGCAGACTGATGATTGCTATAGTTGGTGTTGGCAGGAGGGCAGTAAATCACACTTGGGATGTTTACAAAtgaattttcttgaattttaaaataacaaagatcCAATGACTGGAACATATCTAAGCTGCGTGACCTGCATGCCAAGTTATGACTGGAGTGACGAGAAGAAAGGGGCCAAAGAAGACATCTGTGGGCTGAATTTCCCCTTTGGCCTACCTGCAGAGACCACACAGCAACTGACAGGGAAGGAATTATCTCGGGGCAGTACAGAGTTCACAACATCGCTTCTGTGGTGTGAAGACCCTTTGAGAGTCAAAGTTCCCTGTCTTTACTTTGGCCCAAATCCATATTGCACTTGACTCAGCCAGGCCCAATTAAGGTGCTCGTGGGTCTTGAAGAATGGAGAATTCCAATGAAGAAAGGTTAACAAAAGGATTTGGCCTCAtaaagttaagtctgaattttctaGTCACTGGGTATATGACCTCTGCAAGTTATATAGCTAGTGTCTTAATTTCATCTCTAAAATAGGGGCAGTATTAGTACTGTGCCAGGGAGTAGGTGTGATTAAAGAGTGCAAGTAAAGTGCTGATGACTGGGATTTATTGACTTGCCATCTACTAGACACTGTTTCAGATCCTTTCTGTGTGTCTATTAGAACACCATGAGGCCAGTACCATTACAATCCTGTTGTGCagggaagttaagtaacttgcttagaGTCATGCAACAGTACTAGAAAAAGGATTCGGGCTCAGATTATATAATTCCAGAGCCCCCACTCTAAACCCAGGTTTATCATCCTGTCTGGCTCTTAGCAAGAGTTCAATCATGAGAAACATTCCCAGCACTCCAACAGTGCCTATCGCAGTAGACAATAAAAGTTGAATGGTTTGTGGAATGTCCCAAGTGGAAACTTCCTTTAGGAAACTGGAAACAGGGCTAGAGTTAGGTAAAGATTTGGGAGTGTAATGATTCATCAGGGTTGACAATGAGCCATCAAAATATAGCACTTTCCAAAAAAATCAGTAGGGATAAAAATCACACCCCCTGCTGTTCATTGGACTGCCTTGGATGCTGGAGACAGATAACATAGAAGGGTTACTTCAAAAGACTTGAGAAACACTGCTTATTTCATAAAACTactcattttcttatttggaaattaGTGTCTTCAGTCATCTTGACAAGAATTTCACTAAGTCATAAATACTCTTTATTAGACATGAATTTCTAAATAACATTGTTTCCTAAAGTGGGACTAATGCTTCAATAGGACAATTAACCACAGCTTTGAGGACAAAGAAGGGTGGAAGTTAAGTTCACTCAAGCTTTTAGCATGGAGTGATGTAtcgttgagttgctaagttgtcatgtctggttcttttgcaaccccaaggactagccctccaggctcctctgtccatgggttttcccaggcaagaatactggagtgggctgccatgccccactccaggggatcttcctgacccacagatagaacctgcatctcctgtattggcaggtggattctttaccactgacccacttATGGGTCAAAGTTATTTGATTTCTTTGATCAAAAATACTGAAGATTAATGACCCTGTGTGTTCCTTTATCTAACTTCATTCTCAAACGCTAACAGCAGAAACCAGGTGTTAAGAGGATTGTTATCAGCTGGACAGAGGGTTCCCAAAGAATGCTGTCCTCTGAGACTGAAAAGGGTTCCTGGACCCAACTCCAATGTTTTACGTGTGTGGAGAGTTTCCCACATCAGCAACAGTTTTCAGTCGCAGGCAGGATCCTCCAgaattcaactcagttctgacacagTCTACCCAGAGACAGaatcagattccacaggtaaaGGGCTCAGTCCCAGAAGACCACCCTCCATCCACTTCAGACACCAGTTGCAAGCATAGGTTGTTACCTGCACTTCTGACTGACTGGCTATAATGAGGCCTTCCCAGGATCccctccttgggtttgattaatttgctagaatggTTCACATGATCAGGAAAACTTGCTTACTCATTAGATCACGGATTTATTATGAAAGGATgttaaaggatacagatgaagaGCTACATCCGGCAAGGTCCTCCACAAGAGCTTCTGTCCTCGCAGAGCTTGGGGCCAGGCATGGGGGCACACAGAAGTGTTCTGTTTCCCTCACATGGAAGCTCTCCAAAAAGAAGGCCAAAAAGCTATCCTTTTGGGTTTCTAAGACAAGCTCATAACATAGCTGCATGTGTGTATACTCAGCtccttcagtcgtgtttgactctgcaaccctatggactgtagcctgcaaggcttctctgtccatgggattctccagacaagaatactggagtgggttgctatgatctcgtccaggggatcttcccagcccaggatcaaacccgcgtctcctgcactgcaggcggattctttactgctgagccacctgggaagcccaatgtttgACTAAATCACTGGCCAATGCAGTTGATTCAACCTCaagctcctctcccctccccagcaaTCAAGGGGGTCAGGAGTGAAAATTCCAACTCTCTAATCATGTGGTTGGCTCCATTGACCAACTGAACCCCAACCTTaggtgctttccaaaagtcacctcattcaCAGAGCAAAAAGATATTATTACTCAGTGCTCAGGAGATTCCAAGAGTTTGGGGAGATTGAAGCCAGAAACTATAGAGAAAGGccaaatgttgttgttcagtcagtcgctaagtcatgtccgattcttcatGACGctagaactgcagcatgccaggcttccctgtccttcaccatctctcagagtttgctcaaactcatgtccatttgagctagtgatgctatccaaccatctcatcttctgttgtccccttcttctcctgccctcaatctttcccagcatcagggtcttttccaatgagtaagctcttcaaaTAAAGtgagcaaagtattggagtttcagcttcagcatctgtccttccaatatattttcagggttgatttcctttaggattgactggtttgatctccttgctgtccaaggggctctcaaaaatcttatccagcaccacagttcaaaaacattaattcttcagtactcagccttctttatggtccaactcacgtccatacatggctagactactggaaaaaccatagctttgattatatggacatGAGACAAattttggtcatctgaatgaCCAATATATATACTTGGTCATTCagatgatatatatttatacatttcatataaatcacaatatcatggAGACAGTTATTCAACATCAGCCTAAAGGGAaacttgctagaaatgcaaattcttagaGCCCATTCAAATTCTTAGAACCTGAAACTCTGGGTCAGGCTcacaatctgtgttttaacaagtcctCCAGTTGGTTATGATCTTTGCTGAAGTCTGAAGACCACTGggccaaagaaaacaaagtgcTAAATTCTGCCAGTAACCTGCTATGAGACGTCAGAAAAATCACTGAACCTGTGTGTGCCTGAGTTtccatctgtcaaatggagatTATAAAACTTGTACCAATTGTCCTATAGCAATAATGTTAAGAGATTTGAATGAGGGAAAAAATGTTAATGTGTTTTGAGAGATGTGTCAACAGTATAATACTGTTGttacaaagataaaaaatttttaaagtatggaGGAGCCATAAAACCATACTCAGGGTGTAGTCCTCAGACCCACAGCACTAGATAGAAATGCAGGCTCTTGGGCTTCATCCCTGAGCTCACAGATTagaatctgcttttttttttttttttttttgccacactgcaaggcatgtgggatcttagttttccaaccaagGACAGAACCTAGGGCCCTGCAGTGAGAATGCCAAGTCCCAACCGAGTCCCTagggaccaccaggggattccctagAATAAGCTGTATAACAAGATCCCTGGGTGATTGAAATGGGGAAAGCACTGGATGGATCAGACCACCACACAGGTGTAAGGTGTTACCTGCATCAGGCAGGTGTAGTCATGAAGGAAATAGAGGGCCCCACTCTGCTCCACACCTGAGCTCCTCCCAGTGGTCCATGTCTCACTGTCGATCAGACACATGtgtgtcttagttgctcagtcatgtctgactctttgcgaccccatggattgtagctcaccaggctcctctgtccacgggattttcctggcaagagtactggagtgagttcccatttcctactccatgggatctttctgacccagggatcaaaccaggatctcctgcattgcagacagattctttaccatctgagacaccagggaagccctgatcagATACATAAATACTATGAAAAAGTTCACACTGTGGGAATTTAAGGAGGTACCATCAAGTGCTACCTATTGAGACAATTCCTATTTATGAGTTTAATTCTTACCACCTGTCCTCAATTCAAAGATTATAAAAACATGTCagtcatgatttttttaatccttataatTGAACTTCACACAAAGTCATCTCATTGccttgtaaaaaaatgaattggGTGATTCACTGTGGACATTTGAAGGATCAGAACCTGTAGAAATTCAAGACAGACAATCTTTTTTGAATACTTAAAACCTCAGGGATTATCCAGCTTTCAGGTAACTCTTGGAAAGCATATGTTACTTTGATCGTTTTGAGCTAATTAAGACAAGTTTTGAAAGAGGAAGATGGGCAATGGTCCCAGAAATATTTGATGCAATATTCTAAGTTCActgtttaaatgtttaataggTGCCT
This genomic interval from Bos mutus isolate GX-2022 chromosome 25, NWIPB_WYAK_1.1, whole genome shotgun sequence contains the following:
- the GDE1 gene encoding glycerophosphodiester phosphodiesterase 1 isoform X5, which translates into the protein MHDSTVDRTTDGTGRLCDLTFEQIRKLNPAANHRLRNDFPNEKIPTLREAVAECLNHNLTIFFDVKGHAYKATDALKKVYMEFPKLYNNSIVCSFLPEVIYKMRQTDQNVVTALIHRPWSLSHTGDGKPRFESFWKQSMFVALDILLDWSMHNILWYLCGVSAFLAQKDFISPDYVKKWSAKGIQVVAWTVNTFDEKSYYESHLGSSYITDSMLEDCTPEF